The following are encoded together in the Parabacteroides chongii genome:
- a CDS encoding DMT family transporter, which yields MWVALAFASAFLLGCYEVNKKISLNGNAVIPVLFLNTLISSLIFVPFILLSFYTNVLDGTMFYVPRVSFETHVAVLIKAVIVLSSWISGYFALKHLPLTITGPIKATQPVLTLVGAMVIFGERLNLYQWIGVLLSIASFYMLSSSGKKEGIHFTHNKWIFFTVISILTGAMSGLYDKHLMGSMDVMTVQVWFNVYQCLIMLPILLLLWYPQRKKSTPFVWHWNIVFISVFLIIADWIYFYALSFPDSMISIVSMIRRSNVLVTFVAGALFFHEKNLKSKAVDLFLVLLGMIFLYLGTK from the coding sequence ATGTGGGTAGCATTAGCATTTGCCTCAGCATTCCTGCTGGGATGTTATGAGGTGAATAAGAAGATTTCCCTGAATGGGAATGCCGTAATTCCGGTGTTGTTTCTGAATACGTTGATAAGCAGTCTTATCTTCGTTCCTTTCATACTTTTATCGTTCTACACAAATGTGCTGGACGGTACGATGTTTTATGTTCCGCGCGTTTCCTTTGAAACACATGTAGCGGTGTTGATTAAGGCGGTAATCGTATTATCATCCTGGATCTCCGGTTATTTTGCATTGAAACATTTACCGCTAACCATCACCGGACCGATCAAGGCGACCCAGCCGGTACTTACGCTGGTCGGTGCGATGGTTATTTTCGGTGAACGGCTGAATCTGTACCAATGGATCGGTGTGTTGCTTTCGATCGCTTCTTTTTATATGCTTTCTTCTTCCGGAAAGAAAGAGGGGATCCATTTCACTCATAATAAATGGATCTTTTTCACGGTGATTTCTATCCTGACCGGTGCTATGAGCGGTTTATACGACAAGCATCTGATGGGGAGTATGGATGTGATGACGGTACAGGTTTGGTTTAATGTATATCAATGTCTGATCATGCTGCCGATCCTGTTATTGTTATGGTATCCGCAGCGGAAAAAGAGTACGCCGTTCGTTTGGCACTGGAATATCGTCTTTATTTCCGTCTTCCTGATCATTGCCGATTGGATTTACTTTTATGCCCTGAGCTTCCCCGATTCAATGATCTCGATCGTATCCATGATACGCCGTAGCAATGTGCTGGTCACTTTTGTCGCCGGAGCGCTCTTCTTCCATGAAAAAAACTTAAAGAGCAAGGCTGTGGACTTATTCCTTGTGTTGTTAGGAATGATATTCCTATATTTGGGGACGAAATAG
- a CDS encoding DUF3256 family protein — protein MKRLIFSILICVFAFGVKAQEMDALFVSMPDSNIPLLENAWRKDLIDLYKSGKEARLKNTMNGFSTLKKLTSDYLLLQATERSTIEMKLLPLVNNTNVICMVKTVNGPVADSQVDFFTTEWEPLAASDLFTPVSADWFMKEDADKNSTAFLDATSRLDMDLIQYSLSPDNLTLTATYTTPLYLSREDRKNVTPFIKESPKVYTWEKFHFK, from the coding sequence ATGAAACGACTTATTTTTTCTATATTGATTTGTGTTTTTGCTTTTGGGGTGAAAGCACAGGAGATGGATGCTTTATTTGTATCCATGCCGGACAGTAATATTCCTCTACTGGAAAATGCCTGGCGTAAAGATTTAATCGATTTGTATAAATCGGGTAAGGAAGCCCGTTTGAAAAATACGATGAATGGCTTTTCTACCTTGAAGAAGCTGACCTCTGATTATTTATTGCTGCAGGCAACCGAACGGAGTACTATCGAAATGAAGTTATTGCCGTTAGTGAATAATACGAATGTGATTTGTATGGTGAAAACGGTGAATGGTCCGGTAGCTGACAGCCAGGTAGACTTTTTTACTACTGAATGGGAACCGTTGGCCGCTTCTGATTTGTTCACTCCGGTTTCTGCCGATTGGTTTATGAAAGAGGATGCGGATAAGAACAGTACAGCTTTTCTGGATGCTACATCCCGTTTGGATATGGATCTGATACAGTACAGTTTAAGTCCCGACAACCTGACACTGACGGCCACGTATACAACTCCCTTGTATCTTAGCCGGGAGGACCGAAAGAATGTAACGCCTTTTATAAAAGAGTCTCCGAAAGTATATACCTGGGAGAAGTTCCATTTCAAATAA
- a CDS encoding PepSY-like domain-containing protein — MKEKLSVLAILVCCISLFTGCNDHQKKVNKTVEIPQALQNFISTKYPQATVLKFDQEKKGTEVDIKDKDINKEVVFNDKNEWISTKWDTRPEDVPVAVIDELASSAYNQYKVLEVDAIEKPAGMFYTFELKMDNNEVKLTFDAEGQLVE, encoded by the coding sequence ATGAAAGAAAAACTATCCGTTTTAGCTATTCTCGTATGTTGCATTTCCCTGTTTACCGGCTGCAATGATCATCAGAAGAAAGTAAATAAGACCGTCGAAATCCCACAGGCTCTCCAAAACTTTATCTCTACCAAGTATCCGCAGGCTACAGTCCTGAAGTTCGATCAGGAAAAGAAGGGCACAGAAGTGGATATAAAAGACAAAGACATTAACAAAGAGGTTGTATTCAATGATAAGAACGAATGGATAAGCACCAAATGGGACACTCGTCCGGAAGATGTGCCTGTTGCCGTGATAGATGAACTGGCCAGCTCCGCCTACAATCAATACAAAGTGCTGGAAGTGGATGCGATAGAAAAACCGGCAGGTATGTTCTATACATTCGAACTGAAAATGGATAATAACGAAGTAAAGCTGACTTTTGACGCGGAGGGACAACTCGTGGAGTAA
- a CDS encoding PepSY-like domain-containing protein, with product MRTKLSVLALAMCGLLAFTSCDDDDNNYLPDQTVTKAFDTKYPDAGKVEWETKSGYEVADFHISGNDAEAWFDNKGNWLMTKTEINFGLLPEAVRKDLRANEYADWKYTDFDKLERSNAATIYVIEAEQGEKEVDLYYAEDGTLIKVVNDTDDDNSHFQPTTIPQAITDAINEMYAGATIVDFDQEKNGFEVDILHNSIYKDVYFNAANEWISTEWDITEDKVPAIVMNALKASDYKNYRIEDIDQIEKPAGTFYLFELEQGDNDVEVTISAEGNIENVRKD from the coding sequence ATGAGAACAAAATTATCTGTATTAGCATTAGCAATGTGTGGTTTACTGGCTTTTACAAGCTGTGATGATGATGACAACAACTACCTGCCTGACCAGACAGTCACAAAGGCATTCGATACCAAATATCCGGATGCAGGAAAAGTGGAATGGGAAACCAAGAGCGGCTACGAAGTGGCAGATTTTCATATAAGCGGCAACGATGCAGAAGCTTGGTTCGACAATAAAGGCAACTGGTTGATGACAAAGACCGAAATCAATTTCGGCCTGCTTCCGGAAGCCGTACGCAAAGACCTGCGGGCCAATGAATATGCCGATTGGAAATATACTGACTTCGATAAGCTCGAACGTTCCAATGCAGCCACAATATATGTGATCGAAGCCGAACAGGGAGAAAAGGAAGTCGATCTGTATTATGCCGAAGACGGCACGCTCATAAAAGTAGTCAACGATACCGACGATGACAACAGCCACTTCCAACCGACTACCATTCCACAGGCTATCACAGACGCAATCAACGAAATGTATGCAGGTGCCACTATCGTCGATTTCGACCAGGAAAAGAATGGCTTCGAGGTGGATATTCTTCACAACAGCATTTACAAAGACGTATATTTCAATGCTGCCAATGAATGGATTTCTACCGAATGGGACATCACGGAAGATAAAGTACCGGCTATTGTCATGAATGCCCTCAAAGCTTCCGACTATAAAAATTACCGGATCGAAGATATAGATCAGATCGAAAAGCCGGCAGGAACATTTTACCTGTTTGAACTGGAACAGGGCGACAATGATGTTGAAGTAACGATCAGTGCCGAAGGGAACATAGAGAATGTCCGCAAAGATTAA
- a CDS encoding PepSY-like domain-containing protein, with translation MKKFGLILASLLLSVMAIFADNEKVTRDKSVLPSVCRNFITANFGQTDISHIKIESNLLGVKGYDVILTNGTNVEFDKSGEWKEIEARHASIPLSVLPERIADYIRKNFPDNTVVSVDKDTREYEVKLNTDLELKFDRNGNFKKFD, from the coding sequence ATGAAGAAGTTTGGATTAATTCTGGCCAGCCTGTTATTATCTGTCATGGCCATTTTCGCTGATAACGAAAAGGTAACAAGAGACAAATCGGTTTTGCCTTCTGTATGTCGAAATTTCATCACTGCCAATTTCGGACAAACGGATATTTCGCATATTAAGATCGAGAGTAATCTATTGGGTGTTAAAGGATACGATGTCATCCTGACGAACGGAACAAATGTCGAGTTCGACAAGTCCGGTGAATGGAAAGAGATTGAAGCGCGTCACGCATCTATCCCATTAAGTGTTTTACCGGAAAGAATAGCGGATTATATCCGGAAAAACTTTCCCGACAATACTGTTGTTTCAGTAGATAAAGATACACGTGAATATGAGGTCAAGCTAAACACAGACCTCGAACTCAAGTTCGACCGTAACGGCAATTTTAAAAAGTTTGATTAA
- a CDS encoding sensor histidine kinase gives MKLIHYTFRNLSIPLLIILTAWACCFYFVIMHEIDDETNDSLENYKEIIIKTVLADSTLLHDHVDIMTKYYIREVPESEADLDKDEFFDSTTYIEIEMEDEPVRVLRTWFMTADRKYYELTIETSTLEKEDMAEAIFVSIIILYVSLLCCILLVSHFVFKSSFRPLYTLIKWLKEYRPGKQQAPLINQTKVEEFKILNQAIQTATNRSTEMYNQQKQFVENASHELQTPLAICMNKLELLSENPDCTEEQLSEIAGINHTLRGIIKMNKSLLLLSRIDNKQFPDTSEIDFNKLINKYLPDFEDMYEYKNIHVTYTETGTLIYTMNESLASTLLSNLLKNAFIHNIESGSIAISVTGRTLTISNSSESTGLNEATLFNRFEKQTHKKESTGLGLAIVKSIISIYGIDIKYEYNGLHKFILTFR, from the coding sequence ATGAAACTGATCCATTATACATTCCGCAACCTGTCCATCCCGCTGTTGATCATTCTAACGGCCTGGGCATGTTGTTTCTATTTCGTCATCATGCATGAAATAGATGACGAGACCAACGATAGCCTGGAAAATTACAAGGAGATCATCATCAAGACGGTACTTGCCGACAGCACGCTCCTGCATGACCATGTGGATATAATGACTAAATATTATATCCGCGAAGTCCCCGAATCGGAAGCCGATCTGGATAAAGACGAGTTCTTCGATTCGACAACTTACATCGAAATAGAGATGGAAGATGAACCGGTACGTGTGTTACGCACCTGGTTCATGACAGCCGACCGGAAATATTACGAACTGACGATCGAAACCTCCACCCTTGAAAAAGAGGATATGGCGGAAGCGATTTTTGTGAGTATCATTATTCTATATGTAAGCCTTTTGTGCTGTATCCTGCTGGTATCGCATTTCGTATTCAAATCCAGCTTCCGACCGCTTTATACGTTGATAAAGTGGTTGAAAGAATACCGGCCCGGAAAACAACAGGCTCCATTGATAAACCAAACCAAGGTGGAAGAGTTCAAAATACTGAACCAGGCTATCCAAACGGCAACCAACCGGAGTACGGAAATGTATAACCAGCAAAAACAATTTGTAGAGAATGCTTCCCACGAGTTGCAAACCCCGCTTGCCATCTGCATGAATAAACTGGAACTGCTCAGCGAAAACCCCGACTGCACGGAAGAGCAACTCTCCGAAATAGCCGGGATCAACCATACGCTTCGGGGCATCATCAAAATGAACAAGTCTTTGCTGCTTCTTTCGCGTATCGACAACAAACAGTTCCCCGATACTTCCGAGATAGACTTCAATAAACTAATCAATAAATATTTGCCGGACTTCGAGGATATGTATGAATACAAGAATATACATGTCACCTATACCGAAACCGGTACATTAATATATACAATGAATGAATCGCTGGCCTCTACCCTGCTCAGCAATCTTTTAAAGAATGCTTTTATACATAATATAGAAAGCGGATCGATCGCCATTTCGGTAACCGGCCGGACACTGACAATATCAAACAGCAGTGAAAGCACCGGACTGAATGAAGCGACCTTATTCAATCGTTTCGAAAAGCAAACGCATAAGAAAGAATCGACAGGATTGGGATTAGCTATCGTTAAGTCGATCATCTCCATTTATGGAATAGATATAAAATATGAATATAACGGACTGCATAAATTCATTTTAACATTCAGATGA
- a CDS encoding response regulator transcription factor, translating to MKILIVEDEDSLREIMIRSLEKERYVVESAANYNEALLKINDYDYDCIVLDIMLPGGSGLDLLEELKKMRKKDSVIIVSAKDSIEDKVTGLDLGADDYLTKPFHLAELNARIKCIIRRKQQDGELHINLSNITVYPDRRAVYINEEELALNRKEFDLLYYFVTNPDRLISKGALAESIWGDYIDQADSFDFIYSQVKNLRKKLKSAGAVPEIKAVYGYGYKMVNEE from the coding sequence ATGAAAATTCTGATTGTAGAAGACGAAGATTCTTTGCGTGAAATAATGATCCGTTCGTTGGAGAAGGAGCGTTACGTCGTGGAAAGTGCCGCCAACTATAACGAAGCATTATTGAAGATCAATGATTATGATTACGACTGTATCGTGTTGGATATCATGCTGCCGGGTGGCAGCGGGCTCGATCTGCTTGAAGAGCTTAAAAAGATGCGGAAGAAGGATAGTGTCATCATCGTCTCTGCCAAAGACTCGATCGAAGACAAAGTGACGGGCCTCGACCTGGGTGCGGACGATTACCTGACGAAGCCGTTCCACCTGGCAGAACTGAATGCGCGTATCAAATGTATCATCCGCCGCAAGCAACAGGACGGCGAACTGCATATCAACCTGTCCAATATCACTGTCTATCCGGATCGTCGTGCCGTATATATTAATGAAGAGGAACTGGCTTTGAACCGGAAGGAGTTCGACCTATTGTATTATTTTGTCACCAATCCCGATCGCCTGATCAGTAAAGGAGCGCTTGCCGAGTCCATCTGGGGAGATTATATCGACCAGGCGGATAGCTTCGACTTCATCTACAGCCAGGTGAAGAATCTGCGCAAGAAGTTGAAGTCAGCCGGGGCTGTCCCGGAAATAAAGGCCGTATACGGTTATGGCTATAAAATGGTAAATGAAGAATAG
- a CDS encoding RNA polymerase sigma factor, which produces MELETFKITVLPLREKLINFSLKLTQERADAEDIVQEAFLKLWYIREKLDGYHSVEALAMQVTKNLTLDKLRARRPEGPDIYTLSIDSGSRSPAELLEQKDAAARIRELIAGLPTVQQTIIRMKDVEGYELSEIAEITGSAIEAVRSNLSRARKKIREQFLQLNKQEQL; this is translated from the coding sequence ATGGAACTTGAAACGTTTAAAATAACCGTACTGCCACTCCGGGAAAAGCTGATCAACTTTTCCCTGAAACTGACGCAGGAGAGAGCCGACGCCGAGGATATCGTGCAGGAGGCTTTCCTGAAGCTCTGGTATATCCGCGAGAAGCTGGACGGTTATCATAGTGTGGAAGCCCTGGCGATGCAAGTCACCAAGAATCTGACGCTGGATAAACTGAGAGCACGTCGTCCGGAAGGCCCCGACATCTACACTTTGTCGATCGACTCGGGAAGTCGTTCGCCGGCAGAACTGTTGGAACAAAAGGATGCCGCCGCCCGTATCCGCGAACTGATTGCCGGGTTGCCCACCGTGCAGCAGACTATCATCCGGATGAAAGACGTGGAAGGCTACGAACTGTCCGAGATCGCGGAAATAACAGGATCAGCCATCGAAGCCGTCCGCAGCAACCTTTCGAGGGCAAGGAAAAAGATACGGGAACAATTTTTACAGTTAAACAAACAGGAGCAGTTATGA
- a CDS encoding outer membrane beta-barrel protein, producing MKRLLLIVAAFLPVMGLLAAEAGPMPADTIFRLEKKRIEVKDNGDRMKVRVYEEQEDGTEIDDEMVFEGQYRDGQSYERRKHIKTLNIPLPTWDRDFSAHWAGFGMGFNSFTGDDVSLRKGNSLEYNLNFMEFSLPFSRYNWAVVTGAGLRWNRYRIDGNVHFQEVDGITQLVPAADGITYKKSKLNMTSVTIPVLLEWQTKKVRHRPRFFISGGVVAVIKTTSSSKVVYEDERGKTRKQKMDGGMNLRPVTMDLLFQAGVGCMGVYCKYSPIEMFENNKGPALHPVSFGLQIHL from the coding sequence ATGAAAAGATTATTACTGATCGTGGCAGCCTTTCTCCCTGTGATGGGCTTGCTGGCTGCCGAAGCCGGACCAATGCCGGCCGATACAATCTTCCGGTTGGAAAAGAAACGCATAGAAGTGAAAGATAACGGCGACCGGATGAAAGTCCGCGTCTATGAAGAACAGGAGGACGGCACTGAGATAGACGACGAAATGGTCTTCGAAGGACAATACCGTGACGGCCAGAGCTACGAGCGACGCAAACATATCAAGACGCTTAACATTCCTCTTCCTACCTGGGATCGTGATTTCTCCGCACACTGGGCGGGCTTCGGTATGGGCTTCAACAGCTTCACAGGAGACGATGTGTCCCTGCGCAAAGGTAACTCACTGGAATACAATCTTAACTTTATGGAATTCAGCCTTCCTTTCTCCCGCTATAACTGGGCGGTAGTGACCGGTGCCGGTCTGCGCTGGAACCGTTACCGCATCGACGGGAATGTTCATTTTCAGGAGGTGGACGGTATCACTCAGTTAGTTCCTGCCGCCGATGGTATCACCTATAAGAAAAGCAAGTTGAATATGACCAGTGTCACCATCCCCGTCTTGCTGGAGTGGCAGACCAAGAAGGTGCGGCATCGCCCGCGTTTCTTTATCTCCGGTGGTGTTGTCGCTGTGATCAAGACAACTTCTTCATCCAAAGTGGTTTATGAGGACGAACGGGGAAAGACGCGCAAGCAGAAGATGGACGGCGGCATGAACCTGCGTCCCGTGACAATGGATCTCCTTTTCCAGGCGGGTGTCGGCTGTATGGGCGTTTACTGCAAATATTCTCCTATCGAAATGTTCGAGAACAACAAAGGCCCGGCACTCCATCCGGTTTCTTTCGGGTTGCAGATACATCTTTAG
- a CDS encoding YkvA family protein: MSRNRIEDVPFEEVHEVQKYGTYYSDNRFWKKIERVAKKVGATVLLPVFTLYYTLQDEKVPVKHKAYIIGALGYFILPIDLIPDGILPVIGFTDDIAVMTLVISMIKDSITPEIKARANERVAEIMGTGKV; this comes from the coding sequence ATGAGTAGAAATAGGATTGAAGATGTGCCTTTCGAAGAGGTGCATGAAGTACAAAAGTACGGTACGTATTATTCGGATAACCGCTTTTGGAAAAAGATAGAACGGGTGGCGAAGAAGGTCGGCGCTACGGTACTGCTGCCTGTTTTCACACTCTATTATACATTGCAGGATGAGAAGGTGCCGGTGAAGCATAAAGCGTATATCATCGGTGCACTCGGTTATTTTATCCTGCCGATAGACTTGATACCCGACGGGATTCTTCCGGTGATCGGCTTTACCGACGATATTGCCGTTATGACCCTCGTCATCAGCATGATCAAGGATAGCATCACCCCGGAAATCAAGGCCCGTGCCAATGAGCGGGTGGCGGAGATTATGGGAACGGGGAAGGTGTAA
- the bioD gene encoding dethiobiotin synthase: protein MKGKVLFISGIDTNVGKTYATGILARQLAAEGHTVITQKMIQTGCTDISEDIEMHRQLMGIPFTEEDKAGLTCPYIFTYPCSPHMAAERDGRRIDLSVITRATQELQKHYEYVLLEGAGGLMVPNDFHSLAIDYIREQNYPLILVTSGKLGSINHTLLSLYACRQQGIQVDSVIYNLYPHTDQLIEDNTLEYLRQYLRREWPDTHLRLLPEKSSYPPHSEMAIPTE from the coding sequence ATGAAAGGAAAAGTATTATTTATCTCAGGTATCGACACCAATGTCGGTAAAACCTATGCCACCGGAATCCTCGCCCGCCAGCTAGCAGCCGAAGGTCACACAGTCATTACCCAAAAGATGATTCAGACAGGCTGTACAGACATTTCAGAAGATATTGAAATGCATCGCCAATTGATGGGAATCCCCTTTACGGAAGAAGATAAAGCCGGCCTCACCTGCCCCTATATCTTCACCTATCCCTGCTCCCCTCACATGGCAGCCGAACGGGATGGCCGCCGGATCGACTTGTCTGTCATCACCCGAGCAACGCAAGAGTTACAGAAACACTACGAATACGTCCTCCTTGAAGGTGCCGGCGGATTAATGGTCCCCAACGACTTCCATTCATTAGCTATCGACTACATCCGCGAGCAAAACTATCCGCTCATCCTTGTCACCTCCGGCAAGTTGGGAAGCATCAACCACACCCTGCTAAGCCTCTATGCCTGCCGTCAGCAAGGTATTCAGGTAGACAGTGTTATTTACAACCTATATCCGCATACCGACCAGCTGATTGAAGACAATACATTAGAATATCTCCGGCAATATCTCCGCCGTGAATGGCCGGATACGCATTTGCGGCTTCTACCGGAAAAGAGCTCTTATCCTCCACATTCTGAAATGGCTATCCCAACCGAATAG
- the bioC gene encoding malonyl-ACP O-methyltransferase BioC, translating to METVERIITRFSRALDSYDRYAEAQQQICRKLTALLSRYTGMHFQRALEIGCGTGGFTHLLKESCVIDEWYLNDLCEGCYEKIARLFHGQSIAFIAGNAEEIPFPGSLDLIASASAFQWMKEPVTFLHKLAEMLTPNGTLVFNTFAPGNLAEIKKLTGKGLDYPTPEQLTEWLTADFNLLHLRQEEIVLTFDTPLDVLRHLKYTGVTATSDGCWTRRLQENFCRNYTALYGTKDHKVTLTYCPVYVLAVKK from the coding sequence ATGGAAACAGTGGAACGAATTATAACCCGCTTCAGCCGTGCGCTGGACAGCTACGACCGGTATGCGGAAGCCCAGCAACAAATCTGCCGGAAACTAACCGCCCTATTATCACGTTACACCGGCATGCACTTTCAGCGCGCCCTCGAAATCGGCTGCGGCACAGGCGGTTTCACCCACCTGCTGAAAGAAAGCTGCGTCATCGACGAATGGTATCTAAATGACCTTTGTGAAGGTTGCTACGAGAAGATCGCCCGACTCTTTCATGGGCAGTCGATCGCTTTTATCGCCGGGAATGCCGAAGAAATCCCTTTCCCCGGCAGTCTGGACCTGATCGCTTCCGCTTCCGCTTTCCAATGGATGAAGGAGCCGGTCACCTTCCTGCATAAGTTGGCGGAGATGTTAACTCCCAACGGCACATTGGTATTCAACACCTTTGCACCCGGCAACCTGGCAGAGATCAAGAAACTGACAGGCAAAGGTCTCGACTACCCAACTCCCGAACAGCTGACAGAATGGCTGACGGCAGACTTCAATCTGCTTCACCTCCGGCAAGAAGAGATCGTCCTCACCTTCGACACACCGCTCGACGTACTCCGCCATCTGAAATATACGGGGGTGACTGCCACGAGCGACGGCTGCTGGACACGCCGTCTCCAGGAAAATTTCTGCCGCAATTACACCGCCCTGTATGGCACAAAAGATCACAAAGTAACACTCACTTACTGCCCGGTTTATGTCCTCGCAGTAAAAAAATAA
- a CDS encoding DUF452 family protein produces MKIIKQTDNHAARLLLFFSGWSASPKLFTRLETREETDIMLCYDYRETAFEEDLSRYDEIHLVAWSMGVRMAECALTDKYTLTSATAINGTSRPIHDAYGIPEKIFKGTLDNLTAEGLRRFNRRMCGTREILARYDACPPRPLEEVKEELEAIYNRFAPSTDTADKQFPWTRAVIGSDDHIFPVANQHAWWDSRCPVTEITAPHYPFYLWKQWNEL; encoded by the coding sequence ATGAAAATAATAAAACAAACAGATAATCACGCCGCACGTCTCCTTCTCTTCTTCTCCGGCTGGTCCGCATCTCCGAAGCTATTCACCCGGTTGGAGACCAGGGAAGAAACAGACATTATGCTCTGCTACGATTACAGGGAGACGGCATTCGAGGAAGACCTCAGCCGGTACGATGAGATACACCTCGTCGCCTGGTCGATGGGAGTCCGGATGGCAGAATGTGCATTGACAGACAAATACACACTCACCTCTGCAACCGCCATCAACGGAACCTCCCGTCCGATACATGACGCATACGGCATTCCCGAAAAGATTTTCAAGGGTACACTCGACAATCTGACAGCCGAAGGTCTCCGACGTTTCAACCGCCGCATGTGCGGTACCCGCGAGATACTCGCCCGATACGATGCTTGTCCGCCCCGCCCGTTGGAAGAGGTAAAGGAAGAATTAGAAGCCATCTACAACCGCTTCGCTCCGTCGACCGATACTGCCGACAAGCAGTTCCCCTGGACACGTGCCGTCATCGGTTCAGACGACCATATATTCCCGGTAGCCAACCAGCACGCCTGGTGGGACAGCCGCTGTCCGGTAACCGAAATAACAGCCCCTCATTACCCCTTTTACCTATGGAAACAGTGGAACGAATTATAA
- a CDS encoding 8-amino-7-oxononanoate synthase has protein sequence MKDYNSILNQLKVTGSYRQLPTVTHHGNRIEKDGQIMLNLSSNDYLGLASCADLQKAFLEEWQEQKYPFSSSSSRLLTGNFTAYTELEQLMAERFNREAALIFNSGYHANTGILPALADKQSLILADKLVHASIIDGILLSGASFQRYRHNDYEQLETLLKKSAGEYEQVFVVTESIFSMDGDVADLHRLVELKKSYPNVVLYVDEAHAIGVRGRNGLGIAEEQGCIGEIDLLVGTFGKALASMGAYIVCDRTIREYLINRMRPLIFSTALPPFQIAWTRFIVELLPEITPLRERLAQTSHILAEALKGKGGEVSGSHIIPYIIGDNKDCILKAEELQRKGFYCLPVRPPTVPKGTARIRFSLTADVTIEDLQPLIQAL, from the coding sequence ATGAAAGATTATAATTCTATATTAAACCAACTCAAGGTAACCGGCAGCTACCGCCAGTTACCGACGGTAACGCATCACGGCAACCGGATAGAGAAAGACGGGCAGATAATGCTTAACCTGTCGTCCAACGACTACCTGGGTTTGGCTTCCTGCGCCGACCTTCAAAAGGCTTTCCTGGAAGAATGGCAGGAACAGAAATACCCCTTCTCCTCCTCTTCTTCCCGACTGCTGACCGGCAACTTTACCGCTTATACGGAACTGGAACAACTGATGGCGGAACGTTTCAACCGCGAAGCCGCCCTGATCTTCAACAGCGGTTACCATGCCAATACAGGAATACTCCCTGCACTAGCCGATAAGCAAAGCCTTATCCTTGCCGACAAACTGGTGCATGCCAGCATTATCGATGGCATTTTACTGAGCGGTGCGTCTTTCCAACGCTACCGGCACAATGACTATGAACAGTTGGAAACACTCCTGAAGAAGTCTGCCGGAGAATACGAGCAAGTCTTTGTTGTCACGGAAAGCATCTTCAGCATGGACGGCGATGTTGCCGACCTTCACCGCCTGGTCGAACTAAAGAAAAGCTATCCGAATGTTGTCTTATATGTCGATGAAGCACACGCCATCGGTGTCCGCGGTCGAAACGGGCTGGGAATTGCGGAAGAGCAAGGCTGCATCGGAGAGATAGACCTACTGGTAGGTACATTCGGCAAAGCTCTTGCTTCCATGGGAGCCTATATCGTATGCGACCGCACTATTCGGGAATATCTGATCAATCGGATGCGCCCGCTAATATTCAGTACAGCTTTACCTCCTTTTCAGATTGCCTGGACACGGTTTATAGTGGAACTGTTGCCGGAGATCACCCCGCTTCGCGAAAGACTGGCACAAACCAGCCATATACTAGCCGAAGCACTGAAGGGCAAAGGCGGAGAAGTCAGCGGAAGCCATATCATCCCTTATATAATAGGTGATAACAAAGACTGTATCCTCAAAGCGGAAGAGCTGCAACGTAAAGGCTTCTACTGTCTCCCCGTTCGTCCCCCGACGGTACCGAAAGGAACGGCACGCATCCGTTTCTCATTGACAGCAGATGTGACAATCGAAGACCTGCAACCGTTAATACAGGCCTTGTAG